One genomic region from Rhizobiaceae bacterium encodes:
- a CDS encoding TRAP transporter small permease, with protein MKAALKFLEEAGMNISAACLSAIMLIVTTDAISRYTLSTPLSWSFSVITLYLIPAATFFALASTFRSRGNITIDFITQFLSPETRRYLTLVANIAFLPLLALIVYISASDAMEAYRQTRFSPGVIAWREWPHSAIIAVGSALLVISIASEIIADLRDISRGKPAEAILAEEELL; from the coding sequence ATGAAAGCCGCACTCAAATTCCTGGAAGAAGCAGGTATGAACATATCCGCTGCCTGTCTTTCCGCAATAATGCTGATTGTGACAACCGACGCGATCTCGCGCTACACGCTGAGCACGCCCTTGAGCTGGTCGTTCAGCGTCATAACCTTGTACCTAATTCCGGCGGCAACCTTTTTCGCGCTGGCTTCGACATTCAGATCGCGCGGCAACATCACAATCGATTTCATCACGCAGTTCCTGTCGCCGGAGACCCGGCGCTATCTGACATTGGTGGCGAACATCGCGTTTCTGCCGCTGCTTGCGCTGATCGTCTACATAAGCGCGAGCGATGCAATGGAGGCATACCGGCAGACCAGATTCTCGCCCGGGGTAATCGCGTGGCGGGAGTGGCCGCATTCGGCGATCATCGCCGTCGGATCGGCGCTTCTCGTGATCAGCATCGCCTCCGAGATCATTGCAGACCTGCGCGACATAAGCCGCGGCAAGCCGGCTGAGGCGATCCTGGCCGAGGAAGAACTGCTATGA